One stretch of Bombus affinis isolate iyBomAffi1 chromosome 4, iyBomAffi1.2, whole genome shotgun sequence DNA includes these proteins:
- the LOC126915408 gene encoding maltase A2-like isoform X3 produces the protein MNIVNSSSRALNDEPSSRDPMVESTTSGSSSDTNEPVCAQLLTQLNTAYQHLAPDAQALFYNQENGGKPPLVGIQLMVPKPSKDYRFMKWNWPLIRKTCFWSLMSVLAACVALVIGVIVTMPKKCDPPVQWWQGSVFYEIFPASFQDSSKVGDGIGDLRGITMRLDYLKKLGVRGIRLNSIFPAAHYPEYYTNIENLTDLNKELGTLDDFAVLVHETHRRNMSLVLDLPLYPFVKSLYNVTVPSEKPNKTDKAVRERRDVTETTILREVTPTTPSMSLQAIREALSSMPPSLDTPQRDPLTAKHVNNVLENANVTGAIKIWLQRGVDGFYLKGLEHYVDEGSFASSLKHWKSIVGSERILICHVDALNAAKLVAAKNSILMNMDLVDVTLRVANGTKEIKRQVEHITKGVLFKKPGYPWIHWSIGGVDLKRIASTINVKNATHAMTLLGMMLPGTSSIFYGDEIGILDCECKDHKDLAHVHNLAPMYWEEIGGPESKFTSGGVTAWLPESRKPLETSLTGTIAKMASLRSETTPIYVKAVLKENQVLANCNIRYAEDEMIVVERWYPRRNSYVFLANLGNQTQTKDLSFLYYGGHVVVGPSYRLNKDVYFKELIIPPGEAFVIKLDK, from the exons TTTTACAATCAGGAGAATGGAGGAAAACCACCATTGGTCGGGATACAGCTGATGGTACCGAAGCCGTCGAAGGATTATCGCTTCATGAAATGGAACTGGCCACTCATAAGGAAAACTTGCTTCTGGTCTCTGATGTCGGTGCTGGCTGCATGCGTAGCGCTCGTCATTGGTGTAATCGTCACAATGCCGAAGAA GTGCGACCCTCCAGTTCAGTGGTGGCAAGGTAGCGTCTTCTACGAAATATTCCCCGCATCGTTCCAAGATTCTTCGAAAGTAGGTGACGGTATCGGGGATCTTCGAGGCATAACGATGCGTTTGgattatttaaagaaattagGCGTACGTGGGATCCGCTTAAATTCGATCTTCCCAGCAGCACACTATCCTGAATATTACACAAACATCGAGAACCTGACAGACCTCAATAAAGAATTAGGAACGTTGGATGATTTCGCCGTGCTCGTGCACGAGACTCATCGTCGGAACATGAGCCTCGTTCTAGATCTGCCGCTGTATCCCTTTGTAAAGTCTTTGTATAACGTAACTGTGCCCTCTGAGAAGCCGAATAAAACAGACAAAGCCGTACGTGAGAGAAGAGACGTTACCGAAACGACGATTCTGCGGGAGGTAACACCGACGACACCTTCCATGTCGCTGCAAGCGATTCGCGAAGCACTGTCCTCGATGCCACCTTCTCTGGATACCCCGCAGCGTGATCCTCTCACGGCGAAACACGTGAACAACGTGTTAGAGAACGCCAACGTGACAGGGGCTATAAAAATTTGGTTGCAAAGGGGAGTCGATGGGTTTTACTTGAAAGGACTGGAACATTACGTGGACGAAGGTTCCTTTGCCAGCAGCTTGAAACACTGGAAGTCCATCGTAGGCTCTGAGAGAATACTTATTTGCCACGTGGACGCTTTGAACGCTGCCAAATTGGTTGCAGCGAAAAACTCTATTTTAATGAATATGGATCTTGTGGATGTTACGTTGCGCGTGGCGAATGGCACGAAAGAGATCAAGCGCCAAGTAGAGCATATTACAAAAGGTGTGTTGTTTAAAAAGCCGGGTTATCCTTGGATACACTGGTCCATAGGTGGCGTGGACTTGAAACGAATAGCTTCTACCATTAACGTGAAGAATGCTACCCATGCTATGACTTTGTTAGGGATGATGCTTCCGGGAACGTCCAGTATATTCTATGGTGACGAG ATAGGTATATTGGACTGTgaatgcaaagatcataaggatCTTGCTCACGTGCACAACTTAGCTCCTATGTATTGGGAGGAAATCGGCGGTCCTGAGAGTAAGTTTACATCCGGCGGTGTCACGGCTTGGCTTCCGGAATCTAGGAAACCGTTGGAGACTAGCTTGACTGGAACCATCGCTAAAATGGCTTCTCTCAGATCGGAAACTACGCCAATCTATGTTAAAGCGGTGCTAAAGGAGAATCAGGTGCTGGCTAACTGTAATATTag GTATGCAGAAGATGAAATGATCGTGGTAGAACGATGGTATCCACGACGAAACTCTTACGTGTTTTTAGCGAACCTGGGCAACCAAACGCAAACAAAGGATTTGTCTTTCCTTTATTACGGTGGTCATGTGGTAGTCGGGCCATCGTATAGATTAAACAAAGACGTATATTTCAAAGAACTTATCATACCTCCGGGAGAAGCTTTCGTTATAAAGCTTGATAAATGA